Below is a genomic region from Pectobacterium polaris.
GCCTCAGGATCGGGAATTTCTCAATGCCGATCTGTCCTCAGAAAACCTCAACAGCGTCATCAAGTCAGTAGAGAGTTAGTCATTTCATCGGAGTCATGTCATGGAAAAGTCCACCGAACAGCAAAGCTGGCGTAGCGGAGCCGAGCTGATTGTAAAACACCTGGAAGCGCAGGGCGTGAAGCATATTTTTGGTATTCCCGGCGCAAAAATTGATCGCGTGTTTGATGAGCTGGAAGACTCAACGATCCAAACGATCCCCGTACGGCATGAGGCGAACGGCGCGTTTATGGCGGCGGCGATAGGGCGTCTCACAGGGAAAGCGGGGGTGACGCTGGTGACGTCCGGCCCCGGTTGTTCAAATTTAGTGACTGGGCTGGCAACGGCGACCGCAGAGGGAGATGCCGTTGTGGCGTTGGGCGGAGCGGTTAAGCGGGCAGATAAACTTAAGCTGACGCACCAGAGTCTGGACACCGTCAGCCTGTTTCAGCCGGTCAGTAAATTCAGTGCGGAAATTACGGCTTCTTCCGCCATATCGGAAGTGCTGGCGAATGCGTTCCGGGCGGCGGAGAGCGGGCGTCCGGGGGCGGCGTTTGTCAGCCTGCCGCAGGATATCGTCAATGAACCGGTTAGTAGCCCAGTGCTGGCGTGTCCGAATTTGCCGCTGCTAAACGGCGCACCACATAGCGACATTTCCGAAGCGGCCAAACGGCTGCGGCAGGCTAAAAATCCGGTGCTGCTGCTCGGATTAATGGCTAGCCAGCAGGAAAATGCACAGGCGCTGCGTCGTTTCCTTCACCATAGCAAACTCCCCGTGACCAGCACGTATCAGGCTGCTGGCGTGATCGATCAGCAGCAGTTCGATCACTTTGCTGGACGTGTCGGATTATTCAACAATCAGGCTGGCGATAAGCTACTGCAACAGGCGGATGTGATCGTGACCGTGGGCTACAGCCCGATTGAGTACGATCCGGTGTTATGGAATAGCGGCAAGGCGACGCTGATCCACATCGATGTGCTGCGGGCGGAGATCGACAGTGCTTATCGTCCCGATATCGAGCTGCTCGGGAATATCGCGATGACGGTGGACACGCTGAATACCTGCATCAGCGAGCCGTTTATCTTATCTGCTGATACACGGCTC
It encodes:
- the alsS gene encoding acetolactate synthase AlsS; translation: MEKSTEQQSWRSGAELIVKHLEAQGVKHIFGIPGAKIDRVFDELEDSTIQTIPVRHEANGAFMAAAIGRLTGKAGVTLVTSGPGCSNLVTGLATATAEGDAVVALGGAVKRADKLKLTHQSLDTVSLFQPVSKFSAEITASSAISEVLANAFRAAESGRPGAAFVSLPQDIVNEPVSSPVLACPNLPLLNGAPHSDISEAAKRLRQAKNPVLLLGLMASQQENAQALRRFLHHSKLPVTSTYQAAGVIDQQQFDHFAGRVGLFNNQAGDKLLQQADVIVTVGYSPIEYDPVLWNSGKATLIHIDVLRAEIDSAYRPDIELLGNIAMTVDTLNTCISEPFILSADTRLVLQDRQRQRHDLSTRAIDMAGFAIHPLRLVRAMQDIVNEDVTLCVDMGSFHIWLARYLYSFRARQILMTNGQQTMGVALPWAIAASLVQPGKKVVSVSGDGGFMQSSMELETAVRLKSNLLHIIWVDNGYNMVEIQQRHKYHRPAGVSFGPIDFKAYAEAFGAKGFAVESADELVSKLRQAMDVDGPAVIAIPVDYSDNHWLMENLNISVLI